One Theropithecus gelada isolate Dixy chromosome 20, Tgel_1.0, whole genome shotgun sequence DNA segment encodes these proteins:
- the PSKH1 gene encoding serine/threonine-protein kinase H1 — MGCGTSKVLPEPPKDVQLDLVKKVEPFSGTKSDVYKHFITEVDSVGPVKAGFPAASQYAHPCPSPPTAGHTEPPSEPPRRARVAKYRAKFDPRVTAKYDIKALIGRGSFSRVVRVEHRATRQPYAIKMIETKYREGREVCESELRVLRRVRHANIIQLVEVFETQERVYMVMELATGGELFDRIIAKGSFTERDATRVLQMVLDGVRYLHALGITHRDLKPENLLYYHPGTDSKIIITDFGLASARKKGDDCLMKTTCGTPEYIAPEVLVRKPYTNSVDMWALGVIAYILLSGTMPFEDDNRTRLYRQILRGKYSYSGEPWPSVSNLAKDFIDRLLTVDPGARMTALQALRHPWVVSMAASSSMKNLHRSISQNLLKRASSRCQSTKSAQSTRSSRSTRSNKSRRVRERELRELNLRYQQQYNG; from the exons ATGGGCTGTGGGACAAGCAAGGTCCTTCCCGAGCCACCCAAGGATGTCCAGCTGGATCTGGTCAAGAAGGTGGAGCCCTTCAGTGGCACTAAGAGTGATGTGTACAAGCACTTCATCACAGAGGTGGACAGTGTTGGCCCTGTCAAAGCTGGGTTCCCAGCAGCAAGTCAATATGCACACCCCTGTCCCAGTCCCCCGACTGCTGGCCACACGGAGCCTCCCTCAGAACCACCACGCAGGGCCAGGGTAGCTAAGTACAGGGCCAAGTTTGACCCACGTGTGACAGCTAAGTATGACATCAAGGCCCTAATTGGCCGAGGCAGCTTCAGCCGAGTGGTACGTGTAGAGCACCGGGCAACCCGGCAGCCATATGCCATCAAGATGATTGAGACCAAGTACCGGGAGGGACGGGAGGTGTGTGAGTCGGAGCTGCGTGTGCTGCGTCGGGTGCGTCATGCTAATATCATCCAGCTGGTGGAGGTGTTCGAGACGCAGGAGCGGGTGTACATGGTGATGGAGCTGGCCACTGGTGGAGAGCTCTTCGACCGCATCATTGCCAAGGGCTCCTTCACCGAGCGTGATGCCACACGGGTGCTGCAGATGGTGCTGGATGGCGTCCGGTATCTGCACGCACTGGGCATCACACACCGAGACCTCAAACCTGAGAATCTGCTCTACTACCATCCAGGCACTGACTCTAAGATCATCATCACCGACTTTGGCCTGGCCAGTGCTCGCAAGAAGGGTGACGACTGCTTGATGAAGACCACCTGTGGCACGCCTGAGTACATTGCCCCGGAAGTCCTGGTCCGCAAGCCCTACACCAACTCAGTGGACATGTGGGCGCTGGGCGTCATTGCCTACATCCTACTCAGTGGCACCATGCCGTTTGAGGACGACAACCGTACCCGGCTGTACCGGCAGATCCTCAGGGGCAAGTACAGTTACTCTGGGGAG CCCTGGCCTAGTGTGTCCAACCTGGCCAAGGACTTCATTGACCGCCTGCTGACAGTGGACCCTGGAGCCCGTATGACTGCACTGCAGGCCCTGAGGCACCCGTGGGTGGTGAGCATGGCTGCCTCTTCATCCATGAAGAACCTGCACCGCTCCATATCCCAGAACCTCCTCAAACGTGCCTCCTCGCGCTGCCAGAGCACCAAATCTGCCCAGTCCACGCGTTCCAGCCGCTCCACACGCTCCAACAAGTCACGCCGTGTGCGGGAGCGGGAGCTGCGGGAGCTCAACCTGCGCTACCAACAGCAGTACAATGGCTGA